CCATCCTGGTGGTCTCGCAATTCACCCTCTACGCCGATGTCAAAAAGGGCCGCCGCCCCTCCTTTTCAAAAGCCGCCCAGCCCGAGGCCGCCTTGACCCTGTACACGTCCTTTGTGGCCGATTTGCGTCGGCAGTGGCCGCTGGTGGCCGAAGGTGAATTCGGCGCGGACATGGACGTGTCTCTGGTCAACTGGGGTCCGGTCACTATCTGGCTGGACAGCGACGAACTC
This DNA window, taken from Desulfomicrobium sp. ZS1, encodes the following:
- the dtd gene encoding D-aminoacyl-tRNA deacylase; translated protein: MRAVLQRVRSASVSVKGRTVGEIGPGIAVLLGFGGNDDPGMVGGPVWNKFMQKLLGLRLFPDAGGPINASLADHGGAILVVSQFTLYADVKKGRRPSFSKAAQPEAALTLYTSFVADLRRQWPLVAEGEFGADMDVSLVNWGPVTIWLDSDEL